In a genomic window of Candidatus Gorgyraea atricola:
- a CDS encoding DUF4910 domain-containing protein: protein MMLKIIEDLWFKRRDLISDGYDESLAYLSKIIPFKTHEIPTGTKCWTWVVPEKWAVKEAYIEDLNGHRLLELKDHPLHVVSYSLPVDKVVTKEELMKHLHTNPKRSGAIPFEFKYYEKDWGFCIQHDKLKDFTQDKYKVFIDSRFEKGTLKVGDYTIKGETDDIIVLAAHLCHPAMVNDDLTGVSALVEIAKKLSEIKRHYTYKILLVPETIGSIAYLSRNENIIPKLKFGIFVDMLGNNNIHALQLSRQGDTKLDRIARYVMKRKLKSFREGTFRKIAGNDEMVFNGPGVNMPMISITRFPYPEYHTSDDNPGIISKENLTESKDLILEILNILDSDYIPKRKFKGPVFLSGYGLWVNWRVNKKLNQDMEQIMLRLEGDKSVFDIAEELDLEFTDVLKYIDKFNEKGLIIKI from the coding sequence ATGATGTTAAAAATAATTGAGGATTTGTGGTTTAAGAGGCGGGACCTGATTTCAGATGGATACGATGAGTCCCTGGCTTACCTTTCAAAAATCATTCCATTCAAGACCCATGAAATCCCGACCGGGACTAAGTGCTGGACATGGGTTGTTCCTGAGAAATGGGCAGTAAAAGAAGCGTATATAGAGGATTTAAACGGCCACAGGCTTCTTGAATTGAAAGATCACCCTTTGCATGTAGTTTCCTATTCTTTGCCTGTGGATAAGGTTGTTACAAAAGAAGAGCTGATGAAACACTTGCATACAAACCCTAAAAGGTCAGGGGCTATTCCTTTTGAATTCAAGTATTATGAAAAGGATTGGGGTTTTTGCATCCAGCATGACAAGCTAAAGGATTTTACGCAAGATAAATATAAGGTTTTTATTGATTCAAGATTTGAAAAAGGGACGCTAAAGGTCGGTGATTATACTATTAAAGGAGAGACTGATGACATAATAGTTTTAGCCGCTCATCTCTGTCATCCGGCCATGGTGAATGATGACCTGACAGGAGTTTCCGCGCTTGTAGAAATTGCCAAAAAATTGAGCGAGATAAAAAGGCATTATACTTATAAGATACTGCTTGTCCCTGAAACAATAGGCTCTATAGCGTATTTAAGCCGGAATGAGAATATTATCCCGAAATTGAAATTTGGCATCTTTGTGGACATGCTAGGCAATAATAATATTCACGCCCTTCAGTTGAGCAGGCAGGGAGATACCAAATTAGACAGGATTGCCAGGTATGTAATGAAAAGAAAATTAAAAAGCTTCAGGGAAGGTACTTTCAGGAAAATCGCAGGAAATGATGAGATGGTGTTTAACGGGCCAGGCGTGAATATGCCCATGATATCTATTACTAGATTTCCTTACCCGGAATATCATACCAGCGATGATAATCCCGGCATTATTTCAAAGGAAAATTTAACCGAATCTAAAGATTTGATCTTAGAAATTCTCAATATCCTTGACAGCGATTATATCCCTAAAAGGAAATTTAAAGGCCCTGTATTTTTATCCGGATATGGGTTATGGGTTAACTGGAGAGTTAATAAAAAATTGAATCAGGATATGGAACAGATTATGCTTAGGCTCGAAGGAGATAAAAGCGTATTTGACATAGCAGAGGAACTAGATCTGGAATTTACTGATGTCTTAAAATATATAGATAAATTTAATGAAAAAGGGCTGATCATAAAAATATAA
- a CDS encoding GDP-mannose 4,6-dehydratase: protein MNKILITGGAGFIGYFLAKRLSEDSNNYITILDNLSRGKMDLDMERLVEKENVEFIQADLTDQKMFLNLSNNYNYIYHFAAIIGVKNVLKDPDKVLRVNAVSTLNVFEYAKKIKDIKRVFFSSTSEIYAGTLKRFTISIPTGEDVPLAIEDISAYRTTYALSKMYGESIALVYAKKYGIAVTIGRFHNVYGPRMGFDHVIPETFIKINKSNKVDVPSQNHTRAFCFIHDAIEATIKACTSENTKNEILHIGNPKEEISIKELVLKIAHIMDKKITINELLDTPGSPVRRCPDTSKVERLTGYSPVILLEKGILDTYKWYKEHLDAVSVR, encoded by the coding sequence ATGAATAAAATTCTTATAACTGGCGGAGCGGGATTTATAGGATATTTTTTAGCTAAGAGATTGTCAGAGGACAGTAATAATTATATTACTATACTAGACAACTTATCTCGGGGAAAAATGGATCTTGATATGGAGAGGTTGGTGGAGAAAGAAAATGTAGAATTTATACAGGCGGATTTGACAGATCAGAAAATGTTTCTTAATCTTTCCAATAATTATAATTATATATATCATTTTGCCGCTATAATTGGAGTAAAAAATGTTTTAAAAGATCCTGACAAGGTTTTACGCGTAAACGCTGTTTCTACGCTGAATGTATTTGAGTATGCTAAAAAAATAAAAGACATTAAAAGAGTATTTTTTTCATCTACCAGCGAAATATATGCAGGTACACTGAAACGTTTCACTATCAGTATCCCCACGGGCGAAGACGTGCCATTAGCTATAGAGGATATCTCGGCATACAGGACCACATATGCGTTAAGCAAGATGTATGGAGAGTCAATAGCGTTGGTTTACGCTAAAAAGTATGGCATTGCTGTAACCATAGGAAGGTTTCACAATGTTTATGGTCCGCGAATGGGATTTGATCATGTAATACCAGAAACCTTTATTAAGATTAACAAAAGCAATAAAGTTGATGTTCCATCGCAAAATCATACAAGAGCGTTCTGTTTTATACATGATGCCATAGAAGCTACCATTAAGGCATGTACAAGCGAAAATACTAAAAATGAAATATTACATATAGGAAATCCCAAAGAAGAAATCAGCATAAAAGAACTTGTTTTAAAGATAGCGCATATTATGGATAAAAAAATTACAATTAACGAGCTATTGGATACCCCTGGTTCTCCGGTAAGACGGTGTCCAGATACATCGAAAGTAGAAAGATTAACCGGATACAGCCCTGTTATCCTGTTGGAAAAAGGGATTCTGGATACATATAAATGGTATAAAGAGCATTTGGATGCTGTTAGCGTGAGGTAG
- a CDS encoding nucleotide sugar dehydrogenase — protein sequence MAKKVMVSKSSYGVEFKYMIDYKMEQKRIDSFINKRKTVVVQGLGFVGSAMVAALCNARNSDGLLYNVIGVDLPDQKNYWKIAMANIGKSPIVSSDVELDIAYKNAYKNKNLMATYSEYAYSKADVVIVDINFDIKKKKIGNPHGCFFGLEEYKTAISIIAENIKENTIVIIETTVPPGTTESIIFPIFKNCFSKRGLDINKLYLGYAFERVMPGLDYLSSISNFYRVYSGVNRKSKENIRQFLGTFINTKDYPLFEMDSPAAAEMAKVLENSFRAMNIAFIQEWTEYAQKAEVNLFEVVDSIRKRPTHKNIMLPGFGVGGYCLTKDPLLADWSYANLFKGKNRLRISLEAVSINDLMPMYAFSLLKDKIGSLKGRSVTIMGISYKSDVSDTRNSPTELFYDKCVEEEATIFLHDSIVSFWQEKNIDIDRNINNLKNKNHDIVVFAVCHNDYSNMSAGDILSIFKGVKVIVDANNIFNDEKASELSKKGIIIIGVGKGHWGKFKGNE from the coding sequence ATGGCTAAGAAGGTTATGGTATCGAAGTCCTCTTATGGCGTTGAATTTAAGTATATGATTGACTATAAGATGGAACAGAAAAGAATAGATTCTTTTATCAATAAAAGAAAGACTGTCGTGGTACAAGGCTTGGGATTCGTCGGTTCTGCAATGGTTGCCGCTCTTTGTAATGCAAGAAATAGTGACGGATTATTGTATAACGTTATAGGTGTTGATTTGCCAGATCAAAAGAATTATTGGAAAATAGCCATGGCAAATATCGGTAAGTCTCCAATAGTATCTTCGGATGTCGAATTAGATATTGCTTACAAAAATGCTTATAAAAATAAAAATCTTATGGCCACTTATAGTGAATACGCGTACTCAAAGGCGGATGTGGTTATAGTAGATATAAACTTTGATATTAAGAAGAAAAAAATAGGAAATCCGCATGGCTGTTTTTTCGGTCTTGAAGAATATAAAACAGCTATATCGATAATCGCTGAGAATATAAAAGAAAATACAATTGTTATAATAGAAACTACTGTCCCTCCTGGAACTACGGAGAGTATTATTTTTCCTATATTTAAAAATTGTTTTTCAAAGAGAGGTTTGGATATAAATAAATTATATCTAGGGTATGCATTTGAAAGGGTGATGCCTGGTTTGGATTATCTGAGCTCTATTTCTAATTTTTACAGGGTTTATTCAGGGGTAAACAGAAAGTCTAAAGAAAATATCAGGCAATTTCTAGGAACATTTATCAATACAAAAGACTACCCGTTGTTTGAGATGGATTCGCCTGCTGCAGCAGAGATGGCAAAGGTACTTGAGAATTCTTTTAGGGCCATGAATATTGCTTTTATACAGGAGTGGACTGAATACGCCCAGAAAGCGGAAGTTAATCTTTTTGAGGTAGTAGACAGTATAAGAAAAAGGCCGACTCATAAAAATATTATGTTGCCTGGATTTGGAGTCGGAGGGTATTGCCTGACAAAAGATCCCTTATTGGCAGATTGGTCGTATGCCAATTTATTCAAAGGAAAAAACAGGCTTCGAATATCACTTGAGGCAGTATCCATAAATGATTTAATGCCAATGTACGCTTTTTCGTTGTTGAAAGATAAAATAGGCAGCCTAAAGGGAAGAAGCGTAACCATTATGGGCATTAGCTATAAGAGCGATGTATCTGATACAAGAAACTCTCCCACAGAACTTTTTTATGATAAATGCGTGGAGGAGGAGGCGACGATATTTTTGCATGATTCAATAGTTTCTTTCTGGCAGGAGAAAAATATCGATATAGATCGCAATATCAATAATTTGAAAAATAAAAATCATGATATAGTGGTTTTTGCGGTTTGCCATAATGATTATTCGAATATGTCCGCCGGGGACATATTATCTATTTTTAAAGGCGTAAAGGTTATAGTAGACGCGAATAATATTTTTAATGATGAAAAGGCAAGCGAATTATCGAAAAAGGGAATAATTATAATAGGTGTAGGAAAAGGGCATTGGGGAAAATTTAAAGGCAATGAATAA